A single Panthera tigris isolate Pti1 chromosome A3, P.tigris_Pti1_mat1.1, whole genome shotgun sequence DNA region contains:
- the FBXO48 gene encoding F-box only protein 48 gives MQKSLKRNNNSRVSGIKLNSVDAEKEKKESQKTFVELLPPEVTFKIFSQLDIRSLCRASITCRSWNYTVRNSDSLWKPHCLTLRAVCQREVDDDLESGYSWRVILLRNYQKSKVKHEWLSGRYSNICSPLSLPEKIMYPMDVDTWGEILEAELER, from the exons ATGCAGAAAAGCCTCAAGAGGAACAATAATTCAAGAGTTTCTGGCATAAAATTGAATTCTGTGGAtgctgagaaggaaaagaaagagagtcaAAAGACCTTTGTTGAACTGTTGCCTCCAGaagtcacttttaaaattttcagtcaGCTGGACATTCGGAGTTTGTGCAGGGCTTCCATAACTTGCAGGAGCTGGAATTACACAGTAAGAAACAGTGACTCCTTATGGAAACCTCATTGCTTGACCTTAAGAGCTGTGTGCCAAAGAGAAGTAGACGATGATCTAGAAAGTGGATATTCCTGGAGA GTAATACTACTGAGGAATTACCAGAAGAGTAAAGTGAAACACGAATGGCTAAGTGGCAGATACAGCAACATATGTTCTCCTCTTAGCCTACCAGAAAAAATCATGTACCCAATGGATGTAGATACATGGGGGGAAATTCTAGAAGCAGAACTGGAAAGATAA